One Epinephelus lanceolatus isolate andai-2023 chromosome 10, ASM4190304v1, whole genome shotgun sequence genomic region harbors:
- the LOC117265502 gene encoding kelch-like protein 38, giving the protein MVFQYKDKEQSSNLLLQLNRLRQENILTDVSLCSDNTEIPCHRNVLVSSSPYFRAMFCNNFLETQQTKINLKGVTSAILSRIIDYVYTGLISISMDIVLPLMQAASMLQYGRLFEACSSFLQEQLSPDNCLSMIRLSEIMNCNSLRDKAKEMAMKSFSDVSASEDLCELSLPELMGYLEDDGLCAEEEQVFETLVAWIHHDPISRRGAISDLFKKVRLRYIHPTYLFQFIANDPLIQSSTLCTELIESVRRLMFSVSTKCIDNTAAEFKPLWVASRRYSCHDMLVVVGGRKNNEQTSREALVFDEKSEKWQRLAKLPIRLYKASYVALHSVLYVIGGLTTNTKHSQVSATVYTLSLKTNQWRTAEPMLEPRFAHQSVSYLHFIFVLGGLGPDKRLTGSVERYNSMFNQWESVTPMPEAVLHPAVAATNQRIYVFGGEDAMQNPVRLIQVYHIARNMWSKMENRTVKNVSAPAAIADDKIYIIGGYTRRVIAYDTKANQFIKCANLKERRMHHSATVLNDKVYVTGGRHINGHNVIEDSDSFECYDPKTDTWTSKGTLPCKLFNHGSLSLTHVSQTWAKS; this is encoded by the exons ATGGTCTTTCAGTACAAAGACAAGGAGCAGTCCTCCAACCTGCTCCTGCAGCTCAACAGACTGAGACAGGAGAACATCCTGACCGATGTGTCACTATGTTCGGATAACACAGAGATTCCATGTCATCGTAACGTCTTGGTCTCCAGCAGCCCCTACTTCAGAGCCATGTTCTGCAACAACTTCCTAGAGACACAGCAGACCAAGATTAACTTGAAGGGTGTCACATCTGCCATTCTGAGCAGAATCATCGACTATGTTTACACAGGACTCATCAGTATCAGCATGGATATTGTGCTGCCTCTGATGCAGGCGGCATCCATGTTGCAATATGGCCGCCTCTTTGAGGCATGCTCAAGCTTCCTCCAGGAGCAGCTGAGCCCTGACAACTGTTTGAGCATGATAAGACTCTCTGAAATCATGAATTGCAACAGTCTGAGAGACAAAGCAAAAGAAATGGCCATGAAGAGCTTCTCCGATGTGTCGGCATCGGAGGATCTGTGTGAGCTCTCCTTACCAGAGCTCATGGGATACCTGGAGGATGATGGTCTCTGCGCGGAGGAGGAGCAGGTCTTTGAGACGCTTGTTGCTTGGATCCACCATGATCCTATTTCCAGACGTGGTGCCATCAGTGACCTTTTCAAGAAAGTTCGCCTCCGCTACATCCATCCCACCTACCTCTTCCAATTCATTGCCAACGACCCTCTAATCCAGTCCTCCACCCTCTGCACCGAGCTCATAGAATCTGTGAGACGCCTGATGTTTTCCGTCAGCACAAAATGCATCGATAACACAGCAGCTGAATTCAAACCTCTGTGGGTGGCATCGAGGCGCTACTCCTGCCACGACATGTTGGTGGTGGTAGGAGGGAGGAAGAACAACGAGCAGACTTCGAGGGAGGCCCTCGTCTTTGATGAGAAGAGCGAGAAATGGCAGCGACTCGCCAAGCTGCCCATTCGTCTGTACAAAGCCTCCTATGTCGCCCTTCACAGTGTGTTGTATGTTATTGGAGGCCTGACgacaaacacaaagcacagcCAAGTCAGTGCAACCGTCTACACCCTCTCTCTCAAGACTAACCAGTGGCGGACAGCAGAACCCATGCTGGAGCCACGCTTCGCCCACCAGAGTGTCTCCTACCTCCACTTCATCTTTGTCCTGGGAGGCCTTGGACCAGATAAAAGACTGACAGGCAGTGTGGAGAG GTACAACAGTATGTTCAACCAGTGGGAGTCTGTGACACCTATGCCTGAGGCTGTCTTGCACCCTGCAGTGGCTGCTACTAATCAGAGGATCTATGTGTTTGGAGGGGAGGATGCCATGCAGAACCCTGTCAGATTAATACAG GTGTATCACATTGCCAGGAACATGTGGTCTAAGATGGAGAACAGAACAGTGAAGAATGTGTCTGCTCCTGCTGCCATTGCAGATGACAAAATCTACATCATTGGAG GATACACCAGGAGAGTGATCGCATACGACACCAAGGCCAACCAGTTTATCAAGTGTGCCAAcctgaaggagaggaggatgcATCACTCGGCAACTGTCCTCAACGACAAAGTCTATGTCACCGGTGGACGTCACATCAATGGCCACAACGTCATCGAGGACTCTGACAGTTTTGAGTGCTATGATCCAAAGACAGACACTTGGACATCTAAGGGGACTCTGCCATGTAAACTGTTTAACCATGGCTCGCTGTCTCTGACACATGTCTCACAGACATGGGCGAAATCATAG
- the fbxo32 gene encoding F-box only protein 32 — protein MPFLGQDWRSPGQSWVKTEEGWKKTSADDKNNNVSVESFCKAEEEECFNKENLLLSFSYDMAAKKRKKDLMNNNTKVPYFHREKWIYVHKGSTKERHGYCTLGEAFNRLDFCSAIKDTRRFNYVVRLLELIAKSQLPSLSGVAQKNYMNILERVVQKVLDDQQNVRPIKELLQTLYVSLCGLVQDMGKSVLVGNINTWLHRMENILQWQQQLDNIQINRPTSTGMTLTDLPASLQLNIMERLTDGRDLVSLGQVCPELGALTEDRLLWKRLCQYHFTDRQIRKRLMVSDKGHLEWKKMYFKLSRCYPHREQYSDTLHFCTHCHILFWKDTNHPCTANNPESCTMSLSPQDFINLFNF, from the exons ATGCCTTTCCTCGGACAGGACTGGAGGTCACCGGGTCAGAGCTGGGTTAAAACCGAAGAGGGATGGAAAAAGACATCAGCAGacgacaaaaacaacaatgtctCCGTGGAGAG CTTCTGCAAAgccgaggaggaggagtgtTTCAACAAGGAGAACCTGCTGCTCTCTTTCAGCTACGACATGGCTgccaagaagaggaaaaaagaccTAATGAACAATAACACCAAGGTCCCCT ATTTCCACAGGGAAAAGTGGATTTATGTTCATAAAGGAAGCACCAAAGAG CGCCACGGATATTGTACACTGGGAGAGGCCTTCAACCGCTTAGATTTCTGCAGCGCCATCAAGGACACGAGGAGATTTAATTACGTCGTCAGA CTCCTGGAGCTTATCGCCAAGTCCCAGCTCCCCTCGCTCAGTGGAGTGGCGCAGAAAAACTATATGAATATTCTGGAGAGAGTGGTACAGAAAG TTCTTGATGACCAGCAGAATGTTCGTCCCATTAAAGAGCTGCTGCAGACGCTCTACGTCTCGCTGTGTGGTCTGGTTCAGGACATGGGCAAGTCTGTCCTGGTGGGGAACATCAACACCTGGCTGCACCGTATGGAGAACATCctgcagtggcagcagcagctggacAACATCCAGATCAACAGG CCCACATCTACAGGCATGACTCTGACCGACCTGCCTGCCAGTCTGCAGCTAAACATCATGGAGCGTCTCACGGACGGCAGAGACCTGGTCAGCCTGGGTCAGGTGTGCCCTGAGCTGGGGGCCCTCACTGAGGACCGGCTGCTGTGGAAGAGACTCTGCCAGTACCacttcacagacagacag ATCCGAAAGCGCCTGATGGTGTCAGACAAAGGTCACCTGGAGTGGAAGAAGATGTACTTTAAGCTGAGCCGCTGCTATCCTCACAGAGAGCAATACAGTGACACCCTGCACTTCTGCACACACTGCCACATCCTTTTCTGGAAG GACACAAACCATCCCTGCACAGCCAACAACCCAGAAAGTTGCACCATGTCCCTCTCCCCTCAAGACTTTATCAACCTTTTCAACTTCTGA